The Leptospira brenneri genomic sequence GTGTTTTATCTTCCATTCTTAACTGCTGGTTCTTTTTTGTTTTTAAGAAATTATGAAAAAAGAGATAAGTCAAAAACTAGATTTCGTTCTGTTACACTTAAACTAGATAAAACAGAATTTAGAAACAAATTAGAATCATTATTAATATCTGAAAAAATATTTTTAAATCCTGATTGTAATGAAGAGTTGATTGCTTCTAAAATGGGACTTTCTTACCACCAATTGAGCGAACTTATCAATTCAGAATATAATTTCAATTTTCCATCTCTACTGAATCAATATAGAATTAAAGAAGCCATGACCATCCTAAATGAAAGACCTGAACTTAATGTTGCTGAGGTTGGAAAACTTTCTGGATTTGGATCTAGATCAGCATTTTATTTAGAATTTAAAAAACAATCTGGTGTGAATCCAAACCAGTATCGGAAAAATAAAAACATATAAATATACAAAAGTTAGATAGATAAAGAGGACGCTTCCTATGGATAGCAAAGACAGTGTAAAAGATTGGTTACCCGGGTTAAAAGAAAATTGGCGATCGGACATTCTGTCCGGTTTTATTGTGTTTCTGATTGCGTTGCCGCTTTGTTTGGGCATCTCACTCGCATCGGGGGCACCACCAATGGCTGGAATTTTTTCCGGGATTGTGGGAGGAATTGTAGTTTCCTTACTCAGTGGGTCTCACTTAACGATTAATGGCCCTGCGGCTGGACTCATTGCAGTGGTTCTCAATTCCATTATGGTTTTGGGTGGTGGGGATCCAAAACTTGGTTTCGAATTAACACTAGCGGCCATTGTGATTGCAGGTGCCATTCAAATTGTGTTAGGGCTTGTCAAAGCTGGTAACCTAACCGTATATTTTCCAATCTCGGTAGTACATGGAATGATGGCAGCTATTGGGATCATCATCATTTCCAAACAGTTCTATGTTGCACTTGGAATCACTCCTAAGGCTAAAACAATTGGAGGATTGTTGTTAGAAATCCCATTTAGTTTTTCTTTAGTGAATCCTGAAGTTGCCATTATTGGTATCTCAGCGATTGTGATCATTGCTGTATTGGCAAAAATCAAAAACCCTTTATTAAAAAAATTACCTGCGCCACTTGTTGCTGTGTTAGTTGGTATTATTTTGGGTGTTGTGTTTGATTTGGCTGATGAACATTCGTATACTTTACTTGACCAAACCTATAAAATTGGTCCGGAAAAATTAGTAAATCTACCGGATCATATCTATGATGGGATTACTTTCCCTGATTTTTCTAGATGGAAAGATGGAATTTTTTGGGTGATGGTCATTACGATCGCACTTATCGCAAGTATTGAATCATTGTTAACTGCAACGGCCGTCGATAATACAGATCCGTATCGTCGTAAATCAAATATGGATCGTGAGTTGGTTGCAAAAGGTGCGGGGAACTTCTTTTTAGGTTGGATTGGTGGTTTACCAATCATTGCTGAGGTAGTTAGGTCTTCTGCCAATATAGAAAATGGTGCTAAAACAAGGTTTTCCAATTTCTTTCATGGATTGTTTTTGTTATTTTTCATTTTGCTTTTGCCAGGTCTCATTCATAGGATTCCCCTCGCATCTCTTGCTGGAATTTTAATTATGGTAGGGATCCGATTGGCATCTCCTCATGTTTTTAAAGAAACCTATGATAAAGGTTGGGATCAAATTGTTATTTTTATGGTAACTGTTGTTCTTACAATCGTAGAAGATTTATTAGTTGGTGTTTTCTGTGGAATTGTAACTGCTATTTTGATTCAAATTTATTTTGGTGTTCCACTTCGTTATATCTTTGTTGCTGATATCACTGTAAAATCG encodes the following:
- a CDS encoding SulP family inorganic anion transporter, which codes for MDSKDSVKDWLPGLKENWRSDILSGFIVFLIALPLCLGISLASGAPPMAGIFSGIVGGIVVSLLSGSHLTINGPAAGLIAVVLNSIMVLGGGDPKLGFELTLAAIVIAGAIQIVLGLVKAGNLTVYFPISVVHGMMAAIGIIIISKQFYVALGITPKAKTIGGLLLEIPFSFSLVNPEVAIIGISAIVIIAVLAKIKNPLLKKLPAPLVAVLVGIILGVVFDLADEHSYTLLDQTYKIGPEKLVNLPDHIYDGITFPDFSRWKDGIFWVMVITIALIASIESLLTATAVDNTDPYRRKSNMDRELVAKGAGNFFLGWIGGLPIIAEVVRSSANIENGAKTRFSNFFHGLFLLFFILLLPGLIHRIPLASLAGILIMVGIRLASPHVFKETYDKGWDQIVIFMVTVVLTIVEDLLVGVFCGIVTAILIQIYFGVPLRYIFVADITVKSENKVHELYVKHALLFSNMISLKLIFRKIAPGERVDLKFDQNVKMIGFSAIEFLQSFKRDYELGGGQVNLIGFEDLKPISTYYGATRIHK